DNA from Rhodobacteraceae bacterium M382:
AACGGATCCTTCAGGACATCCGCAACCCAGGGGCCGGTGGCATTGACCAGCATGCGGGCGCGGTGCGTCTGGATGGTGCCGGTGGTTTTGTTCTGGACTTTGATCACCCAGAGATCCTGCTCCCGGCTGGCGGACACCACCTTGGACCGTGTCAGAATGTCGGCCCCGCGGGCCTGTGCGTCCCGCGCGTTCAACACGACCAGGCGGGCGTCCTCGACCCAGCAATCAGAATATTCAAAAGCCGTGCTGAATTCGGGTTTCAACACCTGCCCGGCAGGGTCTTGTGTCAGGTCGATCTTGCGGGTGCCTGGCAAGATGCCGCGCTTACCCAGGTGATCATACAGAAAGAGACCCAATCGGATCAACCAGGCCGGTCTGCGCCCCTTCATCCAGGGCATGACCCACGTCAACAAGCGCGAGGTCGGGGTGTCGCTTTCAAACCGCATGTCGCGATGATACGGCAACACAAATCGCATCGGCCATGAGATGTGGGGCATGGCGCGCAGCAGAGTTTCCCGCTCGACCAATGCTTCGCGCACCAGGCGGAATTCAAAGTACTCCAGGTATCTGAGTCCCCCATGAAACAGCTTGGTCGAGGCCGACGAAGTGGCCGAGGCCAGGTCATTCATTTCGGCCAGTGTCACGCTCAATCCACGGCCCGCCGCATCGCGGGCGATGCCGCAGCCGTTGATGCCACCGCCGATAATGAACAGGTCCTTGATTTCACTTTCAGACATTTTCGGTCCTTTCGGCTTGGGAGGCGACAAGGATCTTGGTGCCAGCAGCGCTGGCGGCTTCGGCGAAATCGGACGGGACGGGGCGGTCGGTAATCACCATGTCCAATTCGGAAATCGCGCAGATTCGTACCGCTGCGGTGCGCGAAAACTTTGACCCGTCACAGACCAAAATGCGTGTGCGGGCATTTTGCAACAGCGCGCGTGCAACCGTGACTTCGCGTGCATCGTGATCCAAAATTGCCCCATCGGTGTCCAGGGCCGAAGCCCCGATGATTGCGAAATCGGTTTTATATCGGGAGATGAAGGCCGCTGCATCTTCTCCGACAACCGCACCATCGCTTTGCCGGACAGCACCGCCCACCAGGATCAGCTCTCTGAGCCGGGCAGACATCATGAGATTTATAATGTTGATATTATTGGATAGAACCGTGAGCCCCTGATGATCTGACAGCGCGCGGGCGACCTGTTCCGTCGAGGTGCCGATGTTCAGGGAAATCGAACAATGTTCGGGGATGTGTTCGGCGACCAGCGCGGCCATGGCGTGTTTTCCGGCGGCGTTGAATTGGCGTCTCTCATCATACCCGCGCCCGGCCGCCGCTCCCAGCGGAACCGCGCCGCCATGGACACGGGACAACAGGCCCCGGTTGCTCAGGTCGCGCAGGTCCGATCGAATGGTCTGGCTGGACACTGACAGACGCTGGGCCAGATCATCGACTTCGACCTGCCCGTTTTTGGTCAGGAGCGCAATGATGTCACTATGACGGTTCGGGGCGTTCATGTCTGGGGCTCGCATGGTTTTGAGACCGTCAGGTACTTTCATTTCCTTTCGTTGTCACGCATTTATTTTCGTTTTGCTTTGGTTTGTGTCCCCCGCGTGTATCCGGGTACCTGCAGCGCAGGGCCACGGCCCTGCGCCGCGCGGCCCAACGGGCCCCCAGCATCCTTGGATGTTGGGAGGGACGGGCGGGAGAACTCCGGTTCGGATGGGCTGTCAAAGACTGGCGAGAAAGCGCAACAAGGCGTCGCGATCTTCGGCAGACAGGGAAATCACCGCATCCCGGGATGCGCGCGCTTCGCCGCCATGCCACAGAACCGCCTCCAACATTGTACGGGCACGTCCGTCGTGCAAGAAGCCCGCGTCGGGTGAAACCTGGGTGGTCAGACCGAGCCCCCACAAGGGCGGGGTACGCCATTCCCGTCCGCTGGCCAGCCCTTCGGGCATGTCATCGGCCAATCCGTCACCCATGTCGTGAAGCAGCATATCGGTGTATGGCCATATCAACTGAAAGCTCTGTTCCGGTTGATCCGGCAGCTTGTGAGTTACGAATTTGGGGCGGTGGCAGTCGGCGCAGCCGCTTTGGTGAAACACGGCCTTACCCCTCAGAACTTGGGGGGCATTGGCATTTCGTCTGGCTGGCACTGCCAGATTGCGGCTGTAGAACGTGATCAAGTCCAGCCCGATGTCGTCGATCTCTGTGAAGCGTGCATCATCGTCGCCATGCGGGGCGGCCTGACAGGCGGGTTGGGCGGCGGTACAATCGCCCCATGGATCAGGGTGCATGGACGATGAGATGCCGATGTCGAACGAAAACGCCGCTGCAGACTGGTCCCGAACCGTAGGGCTTGCTGCCTTGAGGCCAAAACGGCCCAGCACTGTCCTTTGGTATCGATCGGACCAGACCAGATTGGCGCGTCCCGAGATGCCGTCCGCGTCGTGATCGTCGGGGTCTGC
Protein-coding regions in this window:
- a CDS encoding DeoR/GlpR family DNA-binding transcription regulator, with protein sequence MNAPNRHSDIIALLTKNGQVEVDDLAQRLSVSSQTIRSDLRDLSNRGLLSRVHGGAVPLGAAAGRGYDERRQFNAAGKHAMAALVAEHIPEHCSISLNIGTSTEQVARALSDHQGLTVLSNNINIINLMMSARLRELILVGGAVRQSDGAVVGEDAAAFISRYKTDFAIIGASALDTDGAILDHDAREVTVARALLQNARTRILVCDGSKFSRTAAVRICAISELDMVITDRPVPSDFAEAASAAGTKILVASQAERTENV